The Prinia subflava isolate CZ2003 ecotype Zambia chromosome 5, Cam_Psub_1.2, whole genome shotgun sequence genome window below encodes:
- the LOC134550672 gene encoding uncharacterized protein LOC134550672 yields MVGVGPRVHSVISRGSPKPTIPRFCDIAASGAVRCLETVPSPSTRPQHGQTLPSTDVCRACGGSSACSSTMAGRGWQWLLRVYVLLMLARPLSPEGHTGTWRQLPEDVEQRDTGPETTPLRVVAAVSLAAFILLLLLMGILLRRRLRRKLQSRWGEEKLQSPAVPAEPFCYGGHGCGQELLEVPRHSPALLGPSLSYSSVQRHSPALLGQSLSYSSLQRHSPALLGPSLSYSSVQRHSPALVGSSLSYSSVQRHSPALMGSSLSYSSVQRHSPALMGSSLSYSSVQRNSPALVGQSLSYSSVQRLREERVASGGLWKRSALCFSAQL; encoded by the exons ATGGTGGGGGTGGGTCCCCGCGTGCACTCAGTCATCTCACGGGGCTCTCCAAAGCCAACGATTCCACGATTCTGTGACATCGCAGCCTCCGGGGCAGTGCGGTGCCTGGAAACTGTCCCCAGCCCGTCAACGCGCCCACAGCACGGGCAGACGCTGCCGAGCACAGACGTGTGCAGAGCGTGTGGcggcagctcagcctgcagcagcaccatggCTGGCCGcggctggcagtggctgctgagAGTCTACGTGCTCCTGATGCTGGCCCGTCCCCTCAGTCCTGAGGGGCACACGGGCACCTGGCGCCAGCTGCCCGAGGACGTGGAGCAGCGGGACACGGGCCCTGAGACGACCCCCCTGCGAGTGGTGGCAGCAGTTTCTTTGGCTGCgttcatcctgctgctgctgctgatgggaaTTCTCCTCAGACGGCGCCTTCGCAGAAAGCTCCAGAGCCGGTGGGGAGAG GAGAAGCTCCAGAGCCCCGCGGTCCCTGCAGAGCCGTTCTGCTACGGGGGACACGGCTGcggccaggagctgctggaggtgccgaggcacagccctgccctgctggggccgTCCCTGAGctacagctctgtgcagagacacagccctgccctgctggggcagtCCCTGAGCTACAGCtctctgcagaggcacagccctgccctgctggggccgTCCCTGAGctacagctctgtgcagaggcacagccctgccctggtgggGTCTTCTCTGAGctacagctctgtgcagaggcacagccctgccctgatgGGGTCTTCTCTGAGctacagctctgtgcagaggcacagccctgccctgatgGGGTCTTCTCTGAGctacagctctgtgcagaggaacagccctgccctggtgggGCAGTCCCTGAGctacagctctgtgcagaggcTCAGGGAGGAGAGAGTAGCAAGCGGCGGCCTTTGGAAGAGGAGCGCACTGTGCTTCTCCGCTCAGCTCTGA